A section of the Oryzias latipes chromosome 8, ASM223467v1 genome encodes:
- the mlx gene encoding max-like protein X isoform X2: MTTDGAFSDGGFDQSFYIETARKGSVVSRANSIGSTSASSVPNTDDEDSDYRHETSLKDSYKDRRRQAHTQAEQKRRDAIKKGYDDLQSIVPTCQQQSEFAVGAQKISKATILQKTIDYIHFLHKEKKKQEEEVSVLRKEVMALKIMKTNYEHIVKAHQSNPQQGEDQVSDQVKFDIFQSIMDSLFVSFSNSVSVSSFEELSACVFSWIEEHCKPQTLREFVVGVLRQINVQLY; this comes from the exons ATGACG ACAGATGGTGCTTTCAGCGATGGTGGCTTTGACCAAA GTTTCTATATTGAAACAGCCAGAAAAGGAAGTGTGGTGTCCAGAGCAAACAGCATCGGGTCAACAAGTGCCTCTTCAGTACCAAATACTG ATGATGAGGACAGCGACTACAGACACGAGACGTCGCTTAAAGACTCGTATAAAGACAGAAGGAGACAAGCGCACACACAAGCTGAGCAAAAGCGCAGAGATGCCATCAAG aaaGGTTATGATGATCTTCAGTCAATTGTTCCAACCTGTCAACAGCAGTCTGAGTTTGCCGTAGGAGCACAGAAGATCAGCAAAGCTACAATCCTGCAGAAAA ctattgactacattcattttcttcataaagaaaagaagaagcaaGAGGAGGAAGTCTCTGTCCTGAGGAAAGAAGTTATGGCACTTAAGATAATGAAAAC gaACTATGAGCACATAGTAAAGGCTCATCAGAGCAATCCACAACAGGGAGAGGATCAGGTGTCTGACCAGGTCAAGTTTGACATCTTTCAGAGCATCATGGACTCCCTGTTTGTGTCCTTCAGCAACTCCGTCTCAGTCAGCAGCTTCGAAGAACTGTCTGCTTGTGTTTTTAGCTGGATTGAAGAGCACTGCAAACCACAG acgTTGCGGGAGTTTGTTGTTGGCGTCCTGCGGCAGATTAATGTTCAGCTTTACTGA
- the mlx gene encoding max-like protein X isoform X1, with translation MTDPTSPEEHWKTDGAFSDGGFDQSFYIETARKGSVVSRANSIGSTSASSVPNTDDEDSDYRHETSLKDSYKDRRRQAHTQAEQKRRDAIKKGYDDLQSIVPTCQQQSEFAVGAQKISKATILQKTIDYIHFLHKEKKKQEEEVSVLRKEVMALKIMKTNYEHIVKAHQSNPQQGEDQVSDQVKFDIFQSIMDSLFVSFSNSVSVSSFEELSACVFSWIEEHCKPQTLREFVVGVLRQINVQLY, from the exons ATGACGGATCCTACATCCCCAGAGGAACACTGGAAA ACAGATGGTGCTTTCAGCGATGGTGGCTTTGACCAAA GTTTCTATATTGAAACAGCCAGAAAAGGAAGTGTGGTGTCCAGAGCAAACAGCATCGGGTCAACAAGTGCCTCTTCAGTACCAAATACTG ATGATGAGGACAGCGACTACAGACACGAGACGTCGCTTAAAGACTCGTATAAAGACAGAAGGAGACAAGCGCACACACAAGCTGAGCAAAAGCGCAGAGATGCCATCAAG aaaGGTTATGATGATCTTCAGTCAATTGTTCCAACCTGTCAACAGCAGTCTGAGTTTGCCGTAGGAGCACAGAAGATCAGCAAAGCTACAATCCTGCAGAAAA ctattgactacattcattttcttcataaagaaaagaagaagcaaGAGGAGGAAGTCTCTGTCCTGAGGAAAGAAGTTATGGCACTTAAGATAATGAAAAC gaACTATGAGCACATAGTAAAGGCTCATCAGAGCAATCCACAACAGGGAGAGGATCAGGTGTCTGACCAGGTCAAGTTTGACATCTTTCAGAGCATCATGGACTCCCTGTTTGTGTCCTTCAGCAACTCCGTCTCAGTCAGCAGCTTCGAAGAACTGTCTGCTTGTGTTTTTAGCTGGATTGAAGAGCACTGCAAACCACAG acgTTGCGGGAGTTTGTTGTTGGCGTCCTGCGGCAGATTAATGTTCAGCTTTACTGA